The following proteins are co-located in the Aurantiacibacter atlanticus genome:
- a CDS encoding XrtA system polysaccharide deacetylase has translation MAFANEDAKGVGPDKVIANGLSVDVEDWFQVGAFEDVIERDSWSTLDNRVERNVHEILDLFDEAKASATFFTLGWVAQRHGPLLREIAQRGHEIASHGWDHQRVFRMDRESFARDIERTRKTIQDCCGQRVDGYRAPSFSIDHRTPWAFMELAEQGYLYSSSVAPITHDHYGWAEAPRFAFQPIPWHDLVELPVTTAIFRGKRLAAGGGGFFRVLPYAFSRWAIRQVNRTDQRPAIFYFHPWEIDPGQPRVAGAPLRSRLRHYTNLSKMSGKLRQLINEFAWGRMDVVAHREAARIAIEMASDKEMAV, from the coding sequence ATCGCCTTCGCCAATGAAGACGCCAAGGGCGTCGGGCCAGACAAGGTCATCGCCAACGGCCTGTCAGTCGATGTCGAGGACTGGTTCCAGGTGGGCGCGTTCGAGGATGTGATCGAACGCGACAGCTGGAGCACGCTCGACAATCGCGTGGAACGCAACGTCCATGAAATCCTCGATCTGTTCGATGAAGCAAAGGCCAGTGCGACATTCTTTACATTGGGTTGGGTTGCACAGCGTCACGGCCCGCTCCTGCGGGAAATAGCACAGCGCGGGCACGAAATTGCCAGTCATGGCTGGGATCATCAGCGTGTGTTCCGCATGGATCGGGAGAGCTTTGCCCGCGATATAGAGCGGACTCGCAAGACCATTCAGGATTGCTGCGGCCAGCGTGTCGATGGCTATCGCGCGCCCAGCTTCTCCATTGATCACCGCACGCCGTGGGCTTTCATGGAATTGGCCGAGCAAGGCTATCTGTACTCATCAAGCGTCGCGCCAATCACCCATGACCATTACGGTTGGGCAGAGGCACCGCGTTTCGCGTTTCAGCCCATTCCTTGGCACGATTTGGTCGAATTACCCGTTACAACCGCCATATTCCGCGGCAAACGACTGGCGGCAGGCGGAGGGGGCTTTTTCCGTGTGCTGCCTTACGCCTTTAGCCGCTGGGCCATACGACAGGTCAATCGTACAGATCAGCGTCCTGCGATCTTCTATTTCCACCCGTGGGAAATAGACCCGGGCCAGCCAAGGGTCGCCGGCGCTCCCTTGCGTTCGCGGCTGCGGCATTACACCAATCTAAGTAAAATGAGTGGCAAGCTGCGCCAATTGATCAATGAATTTGCCTGGGGACGGATGGATGTCGTCGCCCACCGTGAGGCCGCGAGAATTGCGATCGAAATGGCATCGGACAAGGAAATGGCGGTATGA
- a CDS encoding acyl carrier protein translates to MASKLPVPVEETGEIDLTLRQVLQDVLGLSDERVAQLDMDSGLFGALPELDSMAVAGLLTEIEDQLDILVEDDEVDGEMLETFGGLLTYLVKKWAED, encoded by the coding sequence ATGGCGAGTAAACTTCCCGTGCCGGTCGAGGAAACCGGCGAAATTGATCTGACTTTGCGCCAGGTGCTGCAGGACGTTCTTGGCCTTTCGGATGAACGTGTTGCCCAGCTGGATATGGATTCGGGCTTATTTGGCGCTTTGCCAGAACTCGATTCCATGGCTGTCGCGGGTCTCCTTACCGAAATTGAGGACCAGCTCGATATCCTTGTCGAGGATGACGAAGTGGATGGCGAGATGCTGGAAACCTTTGGTGGTCTCCTCACCTACCTCGTGAAAAAGTGGGCGGAAGACTGA
- a CDS encoding acyl-CoA ligase (AMP-forming), exosortase A system-associated, with protein MSSTPDPVPRPLDHLTECGADSDPALVLRGETLSWDDLRSRIARMAAWLIAQGPQKGARVATWAAKGELTCLMPLATARAGLVHVPINPLLKCAQVRHILNDCSASLLIANAGRLGSLGEGDVPFACTIADEKEVLEELADFSASLNLSSFDTNDLAAILYTSGSTGRPKGVMLSHANLWLGAVSVAHYLGMYSDDVTLAVLPLSFDYGQNQLLSTWYAGGSVVPLDYLTPRDVIKACARHGITTLAAVPPLWVQLTEQDWPADAKANLRRMTNSGGALTQGLVRDLTQMCPEARLFPMYGLTEAFRSTYLDPAMVDSHPASMGTAIPFAEILVVDEAGQIATEGELVHCGPLVAQGYWQDATRTAERFKPAPAASSYRGMAVWSGDNVRRDEDGLLYFIGRDDAMIKSAGNRISPQEIESAAIATGEAEEAVAFGVADERLGHAIHLVVRGTRDDDALRSGLRSELPNFMQPGLIKWVDAMPVNPNGKIDRARLQQEAI; from the coding sequence ATGTCCAGCACGCCTGATCCCGTTCCCCGTCCGCTTGACCACCTCACAGAATGCGGGGCGGATAGCGATCCGGCGCTCGTCCTGCGCGGCGAGACCCTTAGCTGGGATGACTTAAGAAGCCGTATCGCTCGCATGGCCGCATGGCTTATTGCGCAAGGACCACAAAAGGGCGCGCGCGTGGCGACATGGGCTGCGAAGGGGGAATTGACCTGCCTTATGCCACTTGCCACCGCGCGGGCGGGATTGGTGCATGTGCCGATCAATCCGCTGCTCAAATGCGCGCAGGTCCGCCACATATTGAACGATTGCAGCGCAAGTCTGCTGATCGCAAATGCCGGCAGGCTTGGCTCACTTGGCGAAGGCGATGTGCCATTTGCATGCACCATCGCCGATGAAAAGGAGGTGCTGGAAGAGCTGGCTGATTTCTCTGCAAGTCTCAACCTTTCTTCTTTTGATACCAATGATTTGGCAGCCATACTTTATACCAGCGGTTCAACCGGCAGGCCCAAGGGTGTGATGTTGAGCCACGCGAATCTCTGGCTCGGTGCGGTCAGCGTCGCGCATTATCTGGGAATGTATAGTGATGACGTCACGCTTGCCGTGCTGCCGCTCAGTTTCGATTATGGACAGAACCAGCTTCTGTCGACCTGGTACGCAGGCGGCAGCGTTGTACCTCTCGATTATCTCACGCCGCGAGATGTCATCAAGGCATGCGCGCGGCATGGAATCACGACGCTTGCTGCAGTGCCGCCATTATGGGTTCAATTGACCGAGCAAGACTGGCCAGCAGACGCAAAAGCCAATTTGCGTCGTATGACCAATAGTGGAGGCGCGCTGACGCAAGGGCTGGTTCGCGATTTGACGCAGATGTGTCCGGAAGCGCGCCTCTTTCCGATGTATGGCCTGACAGAGGCATTTCGTTCCACCTATCTCGATCCGGCTATGGTGGACAGCCACCCAGCGTCGATGGGCACGGCCATTCCTTTTGCCGAGATCTTAGTGGTGGATGAAGCGGGGCAGATCGCCACGGAAGGAGAGCTTGTGCATTGCGGGCCGTTGGTTGCGCAAGGGTATTGGCAGGATGCGACACGCACTGCAGAACGCTTCAAGCCAGCGCCCGCGGCATCCTCATATCGCGGGATGGCGGTCTGGTCTGGGGATAATGTGCGCCGCGATGAAGACGGTTTGCTCTATTTCATCGGCCGGGACGATGCGATGATAAAAAGCGCCGGTAATCGCATCAGTCCGCAGGAAATCGAAAGCGCTGCCATTGCCACGGGCGAGGCAGAGGAGGCCGTTGCCTTTGGCGTGGCGGATGAGCGACTTGGCCATGCCATCCACCTCGTAGTGCGGGGGACGCGTGATGACGATGCGTTGCGTTCGGGATTGCGCAGCGAGCTTCCCAATTTCATGCAGCCCGGGCTGATCAAGTGGGTTGATGCGATGCCGGTCAATCCCAATGGCAAGATTGATCGCGCCAGATTGCAGCAGGAGGCAATATGA
- a CDS encoding capsular biosynthesis protein, which yields MTKHSKIPTPGKSLFERAEGFFGLGEDLTPAPVPHELAKPVNRRITRRDVTTKVTELSLTEAALQGIPTTEAFIPEPVYEDVTFSQDIHEIDRDALARHGLIQPEGPISALLEEFRIVKRQVLQSVRKARENGSGKIAQRVLICSPLPNEGKSFCAANLALAMAAEKDSEVLLVDADFAKPSILSMLGLPRGPGFMDVLARDDIRVEDCVMATDIAGLHVLPAGNHTTSDSEFLSSTRTADVLDRLTRAAPNRIVIFDSSPALAASPAAELANHVGQALVVARADRTGQSALEDALTLLSACPDLKLLLNAAHFSPSGRRFGAYYEQEA from the coding sequence ATGACCAAACACAGCAAGATTCCTACCCCGGGCAAGTCCTTGTTCGAACGCGCTGAAGGCTTCTTCGGCCTCGGTGAAGATCTTACCCCTGCGCCTGTTCCGCATGAACTTGCCAAACCGGTCAATCGCCGCATCACCAGGCGTGATGTAACAACGAAAGTGACGGAACTTTCGCTGACCGAAGCAGCCTTGCAGGGTATACCGACGACAGAAGCGTTCATCCCTGAACCTGTGTATGAAGACGTAACCTTCTCTCAGGACATTCACGAGATTGATCGTGATGCCTTGGCGCGCCACGGGCTGATCCAGCCCGAGGGGCCGATTTCCGCGCTGCTGGAAGAATTCCGCATCGTAAAGCGCCAGGTGCTCCAATCCGTCCGCAAGGCACGCGAGAACGGCTCGGGCAAGATCGCGCAACGCGTGCTCATCTGTTCACCACTCCCCAATGAAGGCAAAAGCTTTTGTGCTGCCAATCTGGCGCTTGCGATGGCGGCTGAAAAGGACAGCGAAGTGCTTCTTGTCGATGCAGATTTCGCCAAGCCATCGATTTTGTCGATGCTCGGTCTGCCACGCGGGCCGGGCTTCATGGATGTGCTGGCTCGTGATGATATTCGCGTGGAAGACTGCGTAATGGCAACCGATATCGCCGGTCTGCATGTGTTGCCTGCAGGCAATCACACCACGTCGGACAGCGAATTTCTCTCAAGCACCCGCACTGCGGACGTGCTCGATCGGCTGACGCGCGCTGCGCCTAACCGGATCGTCATATTTGATAGCTCGCCCGCGCTGGCCGCCTCTCCCGCAGCAGAGCTGGCCAATCATGTCGGTCAGGCCCTTGTCGTTGCCCGTGCGGATCGCACCGGCCAAAGCGCTCTTGAAGATGCGCTGACGCTGCTTTCCGCCTGCCCTGATCTCAAACTGCTCCTCAACGCGGCGCATTTCAGCCCCAGCGGCCGCCGATTCGGCGCCTATTACGAGCAGGAGGCTTGA
- a CDS encoding XrtA/PEP-CTERM system-associated ATPase → MFDNFYGLSGKPFQLTPDPEFYFRSITHRKALSYLGYGLAQGEGFIVITGEIGSGKSTLIAHMMQNLDMGQVTVAQIVTSKLDEEEVVHVVAGAMGLDVEGHDKATALTEIEGHLHEEARAGRRCLLVIDESQNLSVSALEELRMFSNFQLGSHPLLQTLLLGQPEFRTTLQNEPGLEQLRQRVIAAHHLEPMQKDEIEPYIIHRLKKVGWDGNPSFDQRIFAELHEASGGIPRRVNQIANRLMLLGAVEECSHIDAAMLQSVLTELESERALPEAPPAPSTARPQAAKTEKASPLASSADAKAIASAFALRDKQITELQQAIYLLSEQVKNTVSTDVVRSELELMREQIEQIEKRFNEHEHSISQTLNMLIEWIENDMASSKAA, encoded by the coding sequence ATGTTCGACAATTTCTATGGCCTGAGCGGCAAACCATTCCAGCTCACGCCCGATCCCGAATTCTACTTCCGCTCTATCACGCACCGCAAGGCTCTGTCCTATCTCGGATATGGTCTGGCGCAAGGTGAAGGCTTCATCGTCATTACGGGTGAAATCGGCTCCGGCAAGTCGACGCTCATCGCGCATATGATGCAGAACCTCGATATGGGTCAGGTGACCGTGGCGCAGATCGTCACCAGCAAGCTCGACGAAGAAGAAGTTGTGCATGTCGTGGCCGGAGCCATGGGTCTTGATGTGGAAGGCCATGACAAAGCGACTGCGCTGACCGAAATCGAAGGTCATCTGCATGAAGAGGCGCGCGCAGGCCGCCGATGCCTGCTGGTCATCGACGAATCGCAGAATCTTTCGGTCTCCGCATTGGAAGAATTGCGAATGTTCTCCAATTTCCAGCTTGGCAGCCATCCACTGCTCCAGACGCTGCTGCTCGGCCAGCCCGAATTCCGTACAACGCTGCAAAATGAGCCGGGACTTGAACAGCTTCGCCAGCGCGTGATCGCTGCGCATCATCTTGAGCCCATGCAGAAGGACGAGATCGAGCCGTATATCATCCACCGCCTGAAGAAGGTTGGCTGGGATGGCAATCCTTCATTCGATCAGCGCATATTTGCAGAGCTTCACGAGGCATCGGGAGGCATTCCGCGCCGTGTGAACCAGATCGCCAATCGCCTGATGCTGCTGGGCGCAGTGGAAGAATGTTCGCACATAGATGCGGCAATGCTGCAATCTGTGCTGACAGAACTCGAATCCGAGCGCGCTTTACCGGAAGCGCCGCCTGCACCTTCAACCGCGCGACCTCAAGCAGCAAAGACAGAAAAAGCTTCTCCTCTCGCTTCATCGGCTGATGCGAAGGCAATCGCCAGCGCATTTGCGCTCCGAGACAAGCAGATTACAGAGCTGCAACAGGCCATCTATCTCCTTTCTGAACAGGTGAAGAACACCGTTTCAACCGATGTAGTTCGGTCAGAGCTCGAATTGATGCGCGAACAGATTGAGCAGATCGAGAAACGCTTCAATGAGCATGAGCACTCGATCAGCCAGACGCTCAACATGCTGATCGAGTGGATCGAAAATGACATGGCATCGAGCAAGGCTGCCTGA
- a CDS encoding hydrolase 1, exosortase A system-associated encodes MSRRHFTFDCEGETCFGSLDEAEGRVGLLLVSGGNELRSGAFGGQARLAAHIAAKGYPVMRYDRRGIGDSSGKNGGFRAAGPDIAAALTHFRQICPSLSRIVGFGNCDAASALMLEGGAGCDGVLLANPWTFDEDDEGPAPATIRARYAEKIRNPREWLRLLSGGVSLRKLLPGLRSAVQAGGGESTLSGEMRSTIEGFKGNLGFIIAGRDRTGKAFLESWGKDPRTSVRASADHAFSDHSDMEWLLDQLICALDEQARQFDMG; translated from the coding sequence ATGAGCCGTCGTCACTTCACCTTTGACTGCGAGGGTGAGACTTGCTTCGGTTCACTCGATGAAGCCGAAGGGCGTGTCGGCCTGCTGCTTGTAAGCGGCGGTAATGAATTACGCAGCGGGGCATTTGGCGGACAGGCCCGACTTGCCGCCCACATCGCCGCGAAAGGCTATCCCGTAATGCGTTATGATCGGCGCGGCATAGGCGACAGCAGCGGCAAGAACGGCGGTTTTCGCGCGGCCGGACCAGATATTGCAGCAGCACTGACCCATTTTCGACAAATATGCCCGTCGCTCTCCCGCATTGTCGGCTTTGGCAATTGCGACGCGGCGTCAGCGCTGATGCTGGAAGGTGGCGCTGGCTGCGATGGCGTGCTTCTGGCCAACCCCTGGACTTTTGACGAAGATGACGAGGGCCCTGCCCCGGCCACCATTCGTGCGCGTTATGCCGAGAAAATCAGGAACCCGCGCGAATGGCTGCGCCTGTTGAGCGGCGGCGTATCACTTCGCAAGCTTCTGCCTGGTTTGCGCAGCGCGGTTCAAGCAGGAGGTGGCGAATCGACCCTTTCAGGCGAAATGCGCAGCACGATAGAGGGATTCAAAGGCAATCTCGGTTTTATCATCGCGGGGCGGGATCGGACCGGTAAGGCGTTCCTTGAAAGCTGGGGCAAGGATCCGCGAACATCCGTTCGTGCCTCTGCCGACCATGCTTTTTCGGACCACTCCGATATGGAGTGGCTCCTTGATCAGCTAATCTGCGCGCTTGATGAACAGGCTCGCCAATTCGACATGGGTTGA
- a CDS encoding XrtA system polysaccharide chain length determinant: MNQLLEELRAGLWAVWNRRWLALAIAWGVCLLGWLAVALVPNSYESETRIFVQLDDVLAEQIGIGANARERDIDRIRQTLVSSVNLETVVRSTRIGDMVSTPVEMEAAIEQLEKDIKVVSQGENIFEISAVSGRGNLSDEENAALAQAITQRMIDIFREENLGGARGEMADSIEFLNEQLASREADLASAEQRRLAFEAENPDLIGGAQAIAAQLSATRAELRSVESDLAAAQAALAAIDGQLASTPRTIVIPGSGGTQSTLAQAEANLAAMRARGLTEEHPDVIAATRTVASLRERSPATGSGGGGMPNPAFTSLQSMRVERQSNVMSLQSRAAALSAEIASINASQAREPGVAAEAQRISRDYEVLRTQYDELLQDREELRLRGQVESERSAVQFEVIDPPTTPRTPAAPNRPLLLLAVLIVGLGAGTGTAFVLSKAGSTFATASQLERNFGLPVVGTITHTFTEAGRELRARRLKYFAAGLGGLGMLFVVLMGVEIVQRSTVA, encoded by the coding sequence TTGAACCAACTCCTTGAAGAATTGCGTGCGGGCCTCTGGGCGGTGTGGAACCGCCGGTGGCTGGCGTTGGCCATTGCCTGGGGCGTCTGCCTTCTGGGCTGGCTGGCCGTTGCGCTGGTCCCCAATTCTTACGAGAGCGAAACGCGCATCTTCGTCCAGTTGGATGACGTGCTGGCCGAACAGATCGGCATCGGTGCAAATGCGCGTGAACGCGATATCGACCGGATCCGGCAAACGCTGGTAAGCTCGGTCAATCTTGAAACCGTTGTCCGTTCGACCCGGATCGGAGACATGGTCAGCACGCCTGTTGAGATGGAAGCGGCGATCGAACAGCTCGAAAAAGATATCAAGGTTGTCAGCCAGGGCGAAAACATCTTCGAAATTTCGGCAGTAAGCGGTCGTGGTAATTTGTCGGACGAAGAGAACGCTGCTCTCGCGCAGGCGATCACGCAGCGCATGATCGACATCTTTCGAGAAGAGAACCTCGGCGGTGCGCGCGGTGAAATGGCGGATTCCATTGAATTTCTGAACGAACAACTCGCCAGCCGCGAAGCGGACCTCGCTTCTGCCGAACAACGCCGCCTCGCATTTGAGGCGGAGAACCCTGATCTGATCGGCGGAGCACAGGCGATTGCCGCGCAGCTGAGTGCCACACGCGCAGAGCTTCGCAGTGTTGAATCCGATCTCGCCGCTGCGCAAGCCGCTCTGGCCGCAATAGATGGGCAGCTGGCCAGCACACCGCGAACCATAGTCATTCCTGGGTCTGGTGGCACACAATCGACGCTGGCCCAGGCTGAGGCCAACTTGGCCGCCATGCGGGCAAGGGGTCTGACTGAAGAGCATCCCGATGTCATTGCGGCCACCCGCACCGTCGCCAGCTTGCGCGAACGATCCCCTGCCACAGGCAGCGGGGGTGGGGGGATGCCCAATCCGGCCTTTACCTCGCTTCAGTCTATGCGGGTAGAACGCCAGTCCAATGTCATGTCCCTGCAATCGCGCGCCGCCGCACTCAGCGCCGAAATAGCCTCGATCAACGCAAGTCAGGCTCGCGAACCGGGTGTTGCGGCAGAGGCCCAGCGTATCAGCCGCGATTACGAAGTGCTGCGCACTCAATATGACGAATTGCTGCAAGACCGTGAGGAATTGCGCTTGCGAGGTCAGGTTGAAAGTGAACGAAGTGCCGTGCAATTCGAGGTGATTGATCCCCCGACCACTCCGCGCACGCCTGCGGCCCCGAACCGGCCCTTGCTCCTGCTGGCGGTGCTGATCGTGGGGCTTGGCGCCGGAACTGGCACCGCCTTTGTTCTAAGCAAAGCTGGCTCCACCTTCGCCACTGCAAGTCAGCTTGAACGCAACTTTGGCCTGCCGGTGGTGGGTACCATCACCCATACTTTCACCGAAGCTGGTCGGGAATTGCGCGCAAGACGGCTCAAATATTTTGCTGCCGGTTTGGGCGGGCTCGGGATGCTTTTCGTCGTTCTCATGGGCGTTGAAATCGTCCAGCGCAGCACTGTGGCTTGA
- a CDS encoding XrtA/PEP-CTERM system exopolysaccharide export protein, with protein MRTKLPLTTLIVSTGIALALSGCAGGAAGSQLEPARFVSMQEGPGEEYVIGPLDKLTIHVWRNDELGAEVQVRPDGRITTPLVSDMPAVGKTPTMLAEDIRLQLSQYIEEPLVTVIVNEFAGTFSQQVRVVGATAEPASIPYRANMTLLDAMISVGGLSEYAAGNRSRLIRFDRQSGEQREYDLRLSDLLRRGDSDANVMLMPGDVIIIPESMF; from the coding sequence ATGCGTACGAAACTGCCGCTCACCACTCTCATTGTCTCAACAGGCATTGCGCTCGCATTGTCGGGCTGTGCTGGCGGGGCTGCCGGTTCGCAGCTGGAGCCTGCGCGATTCGTATCCATGCAGGAAGGGCCGGGCGAAGAATACGTCATCGGTCCGCTCGACAAGCTCACGATTCATGTCTGGCGCAATGATGAGCTTGGTGCAGAAGTCCAGGTGCGCCCAGATGGCCGGATAACCACGCCGCTGGTGTCGGATATGCCTGCCGTGGGCAAGACACCTACCATGTTGGCAGAAGACATCCGCCTTCAGCTTTCCCAATACATTGAAGAACCGCTGGTTACCGTGATCGTCAATGAATTTGCCGGTACGTTCAGCCAGCAGGTTCGTGTTGTGGGTGCAACGGCAGAACCGGCATCGATTCCCTATCGCGCGAATATGACGCTGCTCGATGCAATGATCTCTGTCGGCGGATTGTCCGAATATGCCGCAGGTAACCGCTCCCGCTTGATCCGTTTCGATCGCCAGTCGGGCGAGCAACGCGAGTATGACCTGCGCTTGTCGGATTTGCTGCGCCGCGGTGATAGCGATGCCAATGTCATGCTGATGCCGGGCGATGTCATCATCATCCCCGAAAGCATGTTCTGA
- a CDS encoding pyridoxal-dependent decarboxylase, exosortase A system-associated gives MKPLGPIPDFYEAKGDELAIGGRSASALVTEAGSTPLFVYSRDAIATRMDELRAAMPDRLRIHYAMKANPYADLLEFIADLVDGLDIASGGELQQAREAGFLPREISFAGPGKRDAELLAAIRAGVTLNIESEGEAERALDTARTLGVTPRLAIRVNPSFELRGSGMKMGGGAKPFGVDEDRVPALARHLVDAGVNWRGFHIYSGSQALDSTAIIEAQANVIALAARLGKEAGVAVPHLNMGGGFGIPYFDKDAPLDIAAIGEALKAQFANLPGNLNDTEFAVELGRYLVGEAGVYLTRIVDRKESHGITFLVTDGGLHHQLAASGNFGTVVRRNYPVAIASKFTEPPTETVNVVGCLCTPLDRLADLAQLPAAEIGDLVAVFCAGAYGASASPATFLGQGPARELLV, from the coding sequence ATGAAACCGCTTGGACCGATCCCTGATTTCTATGAGGCGAAAGGTGATGAGCTGGCTATCGGCGGGCGATCTGCCAGCGCTCTTGTAACGGAAGCGGGCAGCACCCCCCTGTTCGTATATTCACGCGATGCGATTGCCACCCGTATGGACGAATTGCGCGCTGCCATGCCTGATAGATTGCGTATTCATTATGCCATGAAAGCAAATCCTTACGCTGACCTTCTGGAATTTATCGCAGACCTGGTGGATGGTTTGGACATCGCTTCTGGCGGTGAACTCCAACAGGCACGGGAGGCGGGCTTTCTGCCGCGTGAAATCAGCTTTGCCGGGCCAGGAAAGCGTGATGCAGAATTGCTTGCGGCAATCCGCGCTGGCGTGACCCTCAACATCGAGTCTGAGGGCGAGGCTGAACGCGCTCTCGATACTGCACGCACGCTTGGCGTGACCCCGCGCCTGGCAATTCGCGTGAACCCGTCCTTCGAATTGCGCGGATCCGGCATGAAGATGGGCGGCGGTGCCAAACCTTTCGGCGTGGACGAGGATCGCGTGCCCGCGCTCGCCCGCCATCTGGTGGATGCAGGTGTCAACTGGCGCGGCTTTCACATTTACAGTGGCAGTCAGGCGCTTGATTCAACTGCTATAATAGAAGCACAGGCCAATGTCATCGCACTGGCGGCCCGGCTTGGCAAAGAGGCCGGCGTCGCTGTGCCGCACCTCAATATGGGAGGTGGCTTTGGCATCCCTTATTTCGATAAGGATGCGCCTCTTGATATTGCTGCAATCGGTGAAGCTCTGAAAGCGCAATTTGCTAATCTGCCCGGCAATCTGAATGACACTGAATTTGCTGTGGAACTGGGGCGATATCTGGTTGGCGAGGCAGGTGTTTATCTGACCCGGATTGTCGACCGCAAGGAAAGCCACGGAATCACCTTCCTTGTGACCGATGGTGGACTGCATCACCAGCTTGCCGCATCAGGCAATTTTGGAACCGTAGTACGCCGCAATTACCCCGTCGCAATCGCCAGCAAGTTTACCGAACCCCCTACTGAAACCGTGAATGTGGTGGGCTGCCTGTGCACGCCGCTCGACAGATTGGCCGATCTGGCGCAGCTCCCCGCGGCGGAAATCGGTGATCTTGTCGCAGTGTTTTGCGCCGGCGCCTATGGTGCCAGCGCCAGTCCGGCCACCTTTCTGGGGCAAGGTCCGGCACGCGAACTGCTGGTGTAG
- a CDS encoding GNAT family N-acetyltransferase: MTAISYHDTVNDLPEAVCWGNGPFSRQGWFALLEEAGLHPFVAVASDGDGAVCFPMMRGTRGLEPLMNWYAFTWAPCLPDAPSTRMLTELTREIAEKTHCISLRNLADEDVSTHLLEQAFRTTGWVVLREPCDINHVLRVQGRSYDQFLAGRPGNVRSTLKRKGKKISVRLTQAFDADDWSAYEDIYADSWKPAEGEPTLLCHFAQTESAAGRFRFAIAHHDDQAVAAQFWTVDGSTAYIHKLAHRQSATALSPGTTLTAALFKQVIDIDRVEMVDFGTGDQPYKRDWMEETRIRWQFTCLRPGAPQNWPTIAKAGIHKLVSRRGAG, encoded by the coding sequence GTGACGGCGATCAGCTATCACGACACGGTTAACGATCTGCCAGAGGCTGTTTGCTGGGGCAATGGTCCGTTCTCTCGCCAGGGGTGGTTTGCTTTGCTGGAAGAAGCAGGGCTTCACCCCTTTGTCGCCGTGGCGAGTGACGGTGACGGTGCCGTCTGCTTCCCCATGATGCGCGGGACGCGGGGGCTTGAGCCTTTGATGAACTGGTATGCATTTACATGGGCACCCTGCCTGCCCGATGCGCCATCCACGCGAATGCTCACCGAGCTGACACGAGAAATTGCGGAAAAAACACATTGTATATCCTTGAGAAACCTCGCCGATGAAGATGTTTCAACTCATCTTCTGGAGCAGGCTTTCCGCACAACCGGATGGGTGGTGCTGCGCGAACCATGCGACATCAATCATGTCCTGAGGGTTCAGGGACGCAGTTATGACCAGTTTCTGGCCGGACGCCCCGGAAATGTACGCTCCACGCTTAAGCGCAAGGGGAAGAAAATATCCGTGAGGCTGACGCAAGCCTTCGATGCCGATGATTGGTCGGCTTATGAAGATATTTATGCCGATAGCTGGAAACCTGCCGAGGGGGAACCAACACTGCTATGCCACTTTGCCCAGACCGAAAGCGCTGCGGGACGCTTTCGGTTTGCGATCGCCCATCACGATGATCAGGCCGTGGCCGCGCAATTCTGGACGGTGGATGGCAGCACCGCCTATATTCACAAGCTGGCCCATCGCCAGTCGGCCACCGCATTATCACCCGGCACCACGCTGACGGCTGCATTGTTCAAACAGGTTATAGACATAGACAGAGTGGAGATGGTGGACTTTGGCACGGGCGATCAGCCTTACAAGCGCGACTGGATGGAAGAGACACGCATACGCTGGCAATTTACCTGCCTGCGGCCAGGCGCGCCGCAAAACTGGCCCACTATTGCCAAGGCTGGCATACACAAACTTGTCAGCCGTCGCGGTGCTGGCTAG